The following are encoded together in the Gilvimarinus sp. DA14 genome:
- a CDS encoding DnaT-like ssDNA-binding domain-containing protein, producing MTASLLPEKPLLISPSLAATIGLEEALLLSVMAEAEHSCQLSQPMLTERLPFWPAEDIQRIAKNLQEKGLIQITSAPYTQSAMLAWRFSPGVIAREPQASAPASAPPAPPVRARQSNQIGPHWQPDNELKAQLAQYNIPDYFIRQQVPEFVTYWRERGEAHHSWGSKFLKQVVRRWREHEAGMFQREQDTPMSAEWRPSRDAMVLLVRHAGINQAFVEDAIPEFVLYWRERGDVGRTWNTRFIQHVKRQWAKYTSALEHDPDPKRIPDNWQPGQDVFDVLALANIDLDFARQQIPEFVLFWRESNRVHSSWNTKFLQHVKFHWARQHALSQVSPQGNNHVRQQPVAGSSTTRDRSLVEDLTDRSWAS from the coding sequence ATGACCGCTTCTCTGCTGCCTGAAAAACCGTTGCTTATCTCCCCTTCGCTGGCCGCCACCATAGGCCTTGAGGAGGCTCTGTTGCTGAGTGTTATGGCAGAAGCAGAACACAGCTGTCAGCTATCACAGCCGATGCTAACCGAGCGCCTGCCATTTTGGCCCGCCGAGGATATCCAGCGTATTGCCAAAAACCTGCAGGAAAAGGGGCTGATTCAAATAACCAGCGCCCCCTACACCCAGAGCGCAATGCTCGCTTGGCGATTTAGTCCCGGGGTGATCGCGCGCGAACCACAGGCCTCTGCCCCTGCCAGCGCGCCCCCAGCGCCGCCTGTTAGAGCGCGCCAGAGCAATCAAATTGGCCCCCATTGGCAGCCGGACAACGAATTAAAAGCACAGCTGGCGCAGTACAACATTCCCGACTATTTTATTCGCCAGCAAGTACCGGAGTTTGTCACATATTGGCGCGAGCGGGGCGAAGCCCACCACAGCTGGGGGTCAAAGTTTCTCAAGCAGGTAGTGCGCCGCTGGCGCGAGCACGAAGCGGGGATGTTCCAGCGCGAGCAAGACACCCCCATGAGCGCCGAATGGCGACCATCGCGCGATGCCATGGTGCTGCTGGTGCGCCACGCCGGCATTAATCAGGCCTTTGTCGAGGATGCCATTCCCGAGTTTGTGCTTTACTGGCGCGAGCGCGGTGATGTCGGCCGTACCTGGAACACTCGCTTTATTCAGCATGTAAAACGCCAGTGGGCCAAATACACCAGCGCTTTGGAGCACGACCCCGACCCCAAGCGTATTCCCGACAACTGGCAGCCAGGGCAAGATGTATTCGATGTGCTGGCGCTGGCAAACATAGACTTAGACTTCGCGCGTCAGCAAATTCCTGAATTTGTGCTTTTCTGGCGCGAGAGCAACCGGGTGCACAGCTCCTGGAACACAAAATTTTTACAACATGTAAAATTCCACTGGGCGCGCCAGCATGCGCTCAGCCAAGTATCACCACAGGGTAATAACCATGTCCGACAGCAACCAGTTGCTGGATCAAGTACAACGCGAGATAGAAGCCTCGTCGAAGACCTCACCGACCGCAGCTGGGCAAGCTGA
- a CDS encoding replication protein P has product MSDSNQLLDQVQREIEASSKTSPTAAGQAEQTEPRRQVTDAHIDALNEVFALFRINYHNQYYKAYSDAAVLGQIKKLWLDSLLRFEPETIRRGAREVIETSEFLPTLNKMINACQGDPKKHGLKDSHAAYVEACQAPSPKAAFKWSHPAVYYAGKAADWYFLASSSERQAFPVFEQHYKRYCERVMNGETLTPPDTPALPESVEVPLSKEENKKRLDALRKELDL; this is encoded by the coding sequence ATGTCCGACAGCAACCAGTTGCTGGATCAAGTACAACGCGAGATAGAAGCCTCGTCGAAGACCTCACCGACCGCAGCTGGGCAAGCTGAGCAGACAGAGCCCCGCCGGCAGGTAACCGACGCCCACATTGACGCGCTCAATGAGGTGTTTGCGCTGTTTCGTATCAATTACCACAACCAATATTACAAGGCCTATAGCGACGCAGCGGTACTGGGGCAAATCAAAAAACTATGGCTGGATTCGCTGCTGCGCTTTGAGCCTGAAACGATTCGCCGCGGCGCCCGCGAGGTTATTGAAACCAGCGAGTTTTTGCCCACACTGAACAAAATGATTAACGCCTGCCAGGGCGATCCCAAGAAACATGGGCTTAAAGATTCCCACGCAGCCTATGTTGAAGCCTGCCAGGCGCCCTCACCTAAAGCGGCATTTAAGTGGAGCCACCCTGCAGTTTATTATGCGGGCAAAGCCGCCGACTGGTATTTTCTTGCCAGCTCCAGCGAGCGCCAGGCATTCCCGGTATTTGAACAACATTACAAACGCTACTGTGAGCGCGTCATGAACGGCGAAACACTCACCCCGCCAGACACCCCGGCCCTCCCCGAATCTGTCGAGGTACCCCTTTCAAAAGAAGAGAATAAAAAACGTCTGGATGCGCTGCGCAAAGAGCTGGATCTGTAA
- a CDS encoding glucosaminidase domain-containing protein, with the protein MTFQQKFYALAAALVLYSIGTLGLTIYLSQHSYQPAGVALLHGKTPLPNLKAISDIPQRKQTFVALLEPLIAEKNQALLGLRREVLALHKKLNEGSALTRVEQERLERLARRYNIRVEGLTPLETSSLLLKRVDIIPPSMVVAQAAKESGWGTSRFAREGNNLFGQWCYTKGCGIVPGRRSAGARHEVQKFPGIEDAINAYYHNINTHKTYRELRNIRARARQSHSQLSGLNLIQGLNGYSSRGEVYVQELAELIRYNQFAKLDISTAELTDS; encoded by the coding sequence ATGACATTTCAACAAAAATTTTACGCCCTAGCCGCTGCGCTAGTCCTCTACAGCATCGGCACCCTGGGCCTGACCATCTATCTCAGCCAGCATAGCTACCAACCCGCAGGCGTTGCGTTATTACACGGCAAAACCCCATTGCCGAACCTGAAAGCCATCAGTGATATTCCCCAGCGCAAACAAACTTTCGTCGCACTGCTCGAACCCTTAATTGCCGAGAAGAACCAAGCGCTTCTGGGGCTGCGCAGAGAAGTGCTGGCGCTGCATAAGAAGCTAAATGAGGGTTCTGCGTTAACTCGGGTGGAGCAGGAGCGGCTCGAGCGATTAGCCAGACGCTACAATATCCGCGTCGAAGGCCTGACCCCACTTGAGACCAGCAGCCTGCTGCTAAAACGCGTGGACATTATTCCGCCGTCTATGGTGGTAGCTCAAGCGGCTAAAGAATCCGGTTGGGGCACATCGCGCTTCGCCCGCGAGGGCAACAACTTATTTGGCCAGTGGTGCTACACCAAAGGTTGCGGCATAGTGCCGGGCCGGCGCAGTGCCGGAGCGCGCCACGAGGTGCAGAAATTCCCCGGTATTGAAGATGCCATCAACGCTTATTACCACAACATCAACACACACAAAACTTATCGCGAACTGCGCAATATTCGCGCACGGGCACGTCAATCGCACAGCCAGCTAAGCGGTTTAAACCTGATTCAGGGATTAAACGGCTACTCCAGCCGCGGAGAGGTTTATGTTCAAGAACTCGCCGAACTGATTCGCTACAACCAGTTCGCCAAGCTGGACATATCAACGGCAGAACTTACCGACAGTTAA
- a CDS encoding DUF924 family protein — MSDLEEVLKFWFVELKPQDWFKKSDRLDRTISARFAELHSIVCENVAPSDKDTPRSLLAKVIVLDQFSRNMFRDTAKAFAYDDQALALAVFAVKRGWDNKLTAEERSFLYMPYMHSESPQVHKTALDLFARLGNAINLKFERQHKAIIDRFGRYPHRNQVLGRKSTAEELAFLQLPGSSF, encoded by the coding sequence ATGAGTGACCTGGAAGAGGTGCTAAAGTTTTGGTTTGTAGAGCTCAAGCCACAAGACTGGTTTAAAAAAAGTGATCGTTTGGATCGTACCATTAGCGCGCGCTTTGCTGAGCTGCATAGCATTGTCTGCGAAAATGTCGCACCCAGCGATAAAGATACACCTAGATCATTACTGGCTAAGGTTATCGTACTGGATCAGTTTAGTCGCAATATGTTTCGCGATACCGCTAAGGCGTTTGCTTATGACGACCAGGCTCTGGCGTTGGCTGTGTTTGCGGTTAAGCGGGGCTGGGATAACAAGTTGACAGCTGAGGAGCGTAGTTTTCTCTACATGCCGTATATGCACAGTGAAAGCCCGCAGGTGCATAAGACGGCGTTGGATCTTTTTGCTCGTCTGGGAAACGCCATTAATTTAAAATTTGAGCGTCAGCACAAAGCCATTATTGACCGCTTTGGCCGCTACCCTCATCGCAATCAAGTGCTCGGGCGTAAAAGTACGGCGGAAGAACTCGCTTTCTTACAGCTGCCGGGGTCGTCTTTTTAA
- a CDS encoding polysaccharide deacetylase family protein: MRVHLLLLVLGMLLGCGARAAVILQYHHISETTPAATSTKPELFAQHLEYLDKRNFTVLALPELLKRLRNGEALNEKVAAITFDDGYDSVFRTALPLLKKYDYPFTVFVNSALVGSSGYASWEQLKLMQDSGATIANHTATHPHMVRLEKGETQKQWRERMRDEIESSQQIIEEALGGSEKYLAYPYGEYSAPLLALVEGMGYVGFAQHSGAVGPDSDFLALPRFPMGSSYGNMDTFPDKVMSQPLPLANRILRDDSNNKLDEPIVRGGSRPMLELELENDSLAARVQCFWNGKPMEVMRDRAIISVRSDAGLKPGRSRYNCTASISGSDRFFWFSQPWFVTDSNGDWQHTD; encoded by the coding sequence ATGCGAGTTCACCTATTGTTGCTTGTGCTGGGTATGTTGCTTGGCTGTGGGGCCCGGGCGGCGGTTATTTTGCAGTATCACCATATTAGTGAGACAACTCCGGCCGCCACCTCAACCAAGCCCGAATTATTTGCCCAGCACCTGGAGTATCTCGATAAGCGCAATTTCACCGTTCTGGCTTTGCCCGAGCTGCTTAAGCGATTGCGCAATGGCGAAGCGCTAAACGAAAAAGTTGCCGCTATTACCTTCGACGATGGCTACGACTCGGTTTTTCGCACAGCCTTGCCGCTGCTAAAAAAGTACGACTATCCCTTCACTGTATTTGTTAATTCCGCTTTGGTGGGAAGTTCAGGTTATGCGAGTTGGGAGCAACTTAAGTTGATGCAGGACAGTGGCGCTACCATCGCCAATCACACGGCGACTCACCCGCATATGGTGCGTTTAGAAAAAGGCGAAACGCAAAAGCAGTGGCGTGAAAGAATGCGCGACGAGATTGAGTCTTCCCAGCAAATTATTGAAGAGGCGCTAGGAGGCTCTGAGAAATATCTCGCCTACCCCTACGGGGAGTACAGTGCTCCTTTATTGGCGCTGGTTGAAGGTATGGGGTACGTGGGCTTTGCGCAGCACTCGGGTGCAGTGGGGCCGGACAGTGACTTCTTGGCCCTGCCGCGTTTTCCCATGGGCAGCTCTTACGGCAATATGGATACTTTCCCTGACAAGGTCATGTCACAGCCCTTGCCGCTGGCCAATAGGATTTTGCGTGACGACAGCAATAATAAACTCGACGAGCCAATTGTAAGGGGGGGTAGCCGTCCGATGCTTGAGTTGGAGCTCGAGAATGACTCCTTAGCGGCCCGAGTGCAGTGCTTCTGGAATGGCAAACCAATGGAGGTAATGCGAGATAGGGCGATAATTTCTGTGCGAAGCGATGCAGGTCTAAAGCCAGGGCGTTCTCGCTATAATTGTACCGCTTCTATTTCCGGTTCTGACCGCTTCTTCTGGTTTTCACAGCCCTGGTTTGTCACCGATAGTAATGGCGATTGGCAGCACACAGACTAA
- a CDS encoding pilin, protein MGIRLLVLAMLLCPLGKALAQVYTWTDEQGKVHYSDQRRVSHAEAKVIDIGGMPPAPLLDHQTPASYGAEVYPLVLDRFFYADSVSDENRALITYYFGGDCVSPTSENFNQLRVRYPQILQDDKKLQANTYRQLRKSSYGLLYRAGHYSMPVVDNAEIRVLNAQVTDLKINACRTKLMGGAASGDLESATAGSFDVLNSWIQVTWQLADSPSSDPSHTWVTQGVAATRLDRELSLYRAVEDAYLAALDQLQNDSRWRAAVTNPDANRTTAPAADPPDPQLQTPAQTYLQQAELARAFAEIAPLRVAVAEYYQVRGVMPLSVSAIGVRSPAMRSEVIQHLEMRQPGVMRADLAGANEGVFIELVPELEHGYTGIKWRCISNAAASILPSACEEY, encoded by the coding sequence ATGGGCATTCGTTTACTGGTCTTAGCAATGCTGCTTTGCCCGCTAGGGAAAGCTCTTGCGCAGGTTTACACCTGGACCGATGAGCAGGGTAAGGTGCACTACTCAGATCAGCGCCGGGTGTCTCATGCCGAGGCCAAAGTGATTGATATCGGAGGAATGCCGCCGGCGCCTTTACTTGACCATCAAACACCGGCCAGCTATGGCGCTGAGGTCTATCCACTGGTGTTGGATCGTTTTTTCTACGCCGACTCAGTCAGTGATGAAAATAGAGCCCTGATTACTTATTATTTCGGCGGCGACTGCGTATCTCCTACCAGTGAGAACTTTAACCAATTGCGAGTTCGCTATCCGCAAATCCTGCAGGACGACAAAAAGCTGCAGGCGAATACCTATCGTCAGCTGCGTAAATCTTCCTATGGTTTGCTCTATCGTGCCGGCCACTATTCTATGCCGGTGGTGGATAACGCCGAGATACGAGTTTTAAATGCGCAGGTGACCGATCTAAAAATAAATGCTTGCCGCACCAAGCTTATGGGAGGAGCCGCCAGTGGTGATCTTGAGTCGGCAACCGCCGGCAGTTTTGATGTTCTCAATAGCTGGATCCAAGTCACTTGGCAATTGGCCGATTCGCCCAGCAGTGATCCCTCACATACTTGGGTTACCCAAGGGGTGGCTGCCACCAGGCTCGACCGAGAGTTAAGCCTTTACCGTGCTGTTGAAGATGCTTATCTTGCAGCTTTAGATCAATTGCAAAACGATAGTCGTTGGCGCGCGGCTGTAACCAACCCAGATGCTAACCGGACCACGGCCCCTGCTGCTGATCCACCCGACCCGCAGTTGCAAACTCCTGCGCAAACCTATCTGCAACAGGCCGAACTGGCGCGAGCCTTTGCAGAGATTGCACCGCTGCGTGTTGCGGTAGCCGAGTATTATCAGGTGCGTGGAGTCATGCCGCTGTCGGTCAGTGCTATCGGAGTTCGCAGCCCCGCCATGCGCAGTGAGGTAATACAGCATCTGGAGATGAGGCAGCCGGGCGTAATGCGCGCCGATCTGGCCGGCGCGAACGAAGGTGTGTTTATCGAACTGGTCCCGGAGCTTGAGCATGGTTATACCGGTATTAAGTGGCGCTGCATCAGTAATGCCGCCGCCTCCATATTACCCAGTGCTTGTGAGGAGTATTAA
- a CDS encoding PilZ domain-containing protein: MENKREHLRTPVVCQIKICHEQLGEMLVKTRDISDGGVFVVLEPEQIPPVGSIVTGQVQGLMDDAPVVEMEVVRVEPRGVGLRFINL, translated from the coding sequence GTGGAGAATAAGCGAGAGCACTTACGCACCCCGGTGGTGTGTCAAATTAAAATTTGTCACGAGCAACTCGGAGAAATGCTGGTCAAAACCCGCGACATCTCCGATGGTGGTGTGTTTGTGGTTCTCGAACCTGAGCAAATCCCACCCGTGGGCTCCATTGTGACGGGCCAGGTACAAGGCTTGATGGATGATGCACCTGTCGTGGAAATGGAAGTGGTGCGGGTCGAGCCTCGAGGCGTTGGCTTGCGTTTTATCAATCTCTGA
- the parC gene encoding DNA topoisomerase IV subunit A gives MSEHTTFSEAEEFISLKEYAEKAYLDYSMYVILDRALPHVGDGLKPVQRRIVYAMSELGLKSTAKYKKSARTVGDVIGKFHPHGDSAAYEAMVIMAQPFSYRYPLVDGQGNWGSPDDPKSFAAMRYTESKLARYAEVLLEELGQGTVDWQPNFDGTMDEPEVFPARVPNVLLNGTTGIAVGMATDIPPHNLREVVGACIHLLDNPKADIDELCEFVQGPDMPTDAEIITPRKDIVELYKTGRGSLKMRALWSREKDSGDLVVTALPHQVSGAKILEQIAAQMQNKKLPMVADLRDESDHENPTRLVITPRSNRVDSEQLMQHLFATTDLEKSYRINMNMIGIDGRPAVKSLQKILSEWLSFRTVTTRRRLQHRLEKVEERLLRLAALMIVYLNVDEVIRIIREEDHPKPILMERFNLVEMQAEYILETKLRQLARLEEMKIKEEQEKLEKEREDLNKTLGSAARLKTLVRKELKQVADEYGDDRRSPLVERGDAQAFSEAELISVDPVTVVLSEKGWIRAAKGHDVDPAALNYKAGDSFKLAVPGKSNQSVILLDSTGRSYAIAAHTLPSARGQGEPVSGRLNPPNGATFEGLLMGGDSDAVLLASDAGYGFITSLGDLYSKNKAGKSALTLPKGAQVLPPALVAAEENAYVAAVSNEGRLLVFPLAELPILARGKGNKIINIPAARVQAREEFAAAIVTLVAGQSLTVYSGKRHLTLKPADLEHYHGERGRRGNKLPRGFQKVDRLAVEQK, from the coding sequence ATGTCAGAACACACGACCTTCTCTGAGGCCGAAGAGTTTATTTCCTTGAAAGAGTATGCCGAAAAGGCTTACTTAGATTATTCCATGTACGTTATTTTGGACCGCGCCCTGCCCCATGTGGGAGATGGCCTGAAGCCGGTGCAAAGACGTATCGTCTACGCCATGAGCGAGCTGGGACTTAAGTCCACCGCTAAGTATAAAAAGTCGGCGCGCACCGTGGGTGATGTTATCGGTAAGTTTCACCCTCATGGTGATTCGGCCGCCTACGAAGCCATGGTGATCATGGCTCAGCCATTTTCCTATCGCTATCCGCTTGTGGATGGTCAGGGGAACTGGGGTTCGCCCGATGACCCGAAATCTTTCGCCGCGATGCGTTATACCGAGTCCAAGCTGGCTCGCTACGCAGAGGTGTTACTGGAAGAGCTGGGGCAGGGCACTGTCGATTGGCAACCCAACTTCGATGGCACCATGGACGAGCCCGAAGTTTTCCCTGCGCGGGTGCCCAATGTTTTGCTCAACGGTACTACGGGTATTGCGGTGGGTATGGCAACAGACATACCGCCACACAATTTGCGGGAAGTGGTGGGGGCCTGTATTCACTTACTGGATAACCCCAAGGCGGATATCGATGAGCTGTGTGAGTTTGTGCAGGGGCCGGATATGCCCACCGATGCGGAAATTATCACTCCGCGCAAAGACATTGTCGAACTGTACAAAACCGGCCGCGGCAGCTTAAAAATGCGTGCCCTGTGGAGCCGGGAAAAAGACAGCGGAGATTTAGTGGTAACTGCGCTGCCGCACCAGGTCAGCGGAGCCAAAATCCTCGAGCAGATTGCCGCGCAAATGCAGAACAAAAAGCTGCCCATGGTGGCCGATTTACGCGATGAATCCGACCACGAAAACCCGACCCGTCTAGTCATTACTCCCCGTTCCAATCGCGTCGATAGCGAACAACTGATGCAGCATCTGTTTGCTACCACCGATTTGGAAAAGTCCTACCGCATCAATATGAACATGATCGGTATTGATGGGCGTCCGGCGGTAAAAAGCTTGCAAAAAATACTCAGTGAGTGGCTGAGCTTTCGCACCGTCACCACTCGCAGGCGACTGCAGCACCGTCTGGAAAAAGTTGAGGAGCGTTTGCTGCGCCTCGCAGCTTTGATGATTGTTTATCTTAATGTCGATGAAGTTATCCGCATTATCCGCGAGGAAGATCATCCCAAGCCAATCCTGATGGAGCGTTTCAATCTGGTTGAAATGCAGGCGGAATATATTCTTGAAACCAAGTTGCGTCAGTTGGCGCGGCTTGAAGAAATGAAAATTAAAGAAGAGCAGGAAAAGCTCGAAAAAGAAAGAGAGGATTTAAATAAAACTCTCGGCTCTGCCGCACGGCTGAAAACTTTAGTTCGTAAAGAATTAAAACAGGTGGCTGATGAGTACGGCGACGATCGCCGTTCGCCATTGGTAGAGCGCGGCGACGCCCAGGCCTTTAGTGAGGCCGAGCTGATCAGTGTCGATCCGGTGACCGTGGTGTTGTCAGAAAAAGGTTGGATTCGCGCCGCCAAAGGCCATGATGTAGATCCGGCCGCGCTCAATTATAAAGCTGGAGACTCATTTAAGCTGGCGGTGCCGGGCAAGTCGAATCAATCAGTGATATTGCTCGACTCCACCGGCCGTAGCTACGCCATTGCGGCGCATACACTACCCTCAGCGCGAGGGCAGGGCGAGCCTGTTAGCGGGCGTTTAAACCCGCCCAATGGCGCAACCTTCGAAGGCTTGTTAATGGGTGGCGATAGTGATGCAGTGCTTTTGGCAAGCGATGCCGGCTATGGTTTTATTACGAGCCTAGGCGATTTGTACAGTAAAAATAAAGCGGGCAAGAGTGCCTTGACGCTGCCGAAGGGCGCGCAGGTTTTACCGCCGGCACTGGTCGCCGCCGAGGAAAATGCCTATGTTGCCGCAGTCAGCAATGAGGGGCGCCTGTTGGTTTTCCCACTGGCTGAATTGCCCATTTTGGCGCGAGGCAAAGGCAATAAAATCATTAATATTCCGGCTGCACGCGTGCAAGCTCGAGAAGAGTTCGCTGCCGCGATTGTCACATTGGTGGCTGGTCAGTCACTGACGGTTTACTCGGGTAAACGGCATTTAACGCTTAAGCCCGCAGATCTCGAGCACTATCATGGTGAAAGGGGCCGGCGAGGCAACAAACTGCCGCGCGGTTTTCAAAAAGTAGACCGCCTGGCGGTAGAACAAAAATAG
- a CDS encoding LEA type 2 family protein yields the protein MKRMLNMRAWLLLLIVSLSGCAALSPGFTDPEVKVVGLKLLPAQQGEMAPRLGVQLAISNPNNVDLSVTGMSYSIDLDGFSLLSGVRADVPTFKAYSETPLELSLSADVIQMVKLVRALAERPANKPLEYEFNAKLDTGRFSPAIRVSEAGTIALDSL from the coding sequence ATGAAAAGGATGCTTAATATGCGGGCTTGGCTGCTGCTGTTGATAGTCAGTTTGTCGGGTTGCGCGGCTTTGTCCCCTGGCTTTACTGACCCCGAGGTCAAGGTGGTGGGGTTAAAATTGCTGCCCGCTCAGCAGGGTGAAATGGCTCCGCGACTGGGCGTTCAGCTGGCTATCAGCAATCCTAATAATGTTGATTTGTCTGTCACAGGTATGTCCTATAGCATAGACTTGGATGGCTTCAGTTTGCTCTCGGGGGTACGTGCGGATGTGCCAACCTTCAAGGCTTACAGTGAAACCCCGTTGGAACTATCGCTGTCGGCCGATGTGATTCAAATGGTCAAACTGGTGCGTGCCCTGGCCGAGCGACCGGCAAATAAGCCTTTAGAATACGAGTTTAATGCCAAACTGGACACCGGCCGTTTCAGTCCCGCTATTCGGGTCAGCGAAGCCGGCACTATTGCCCTGGATTCACTTTAG
- a CDS encoding DUF2750 domain-containing protein: MEPVTDNFEENLDRFVVEGIDTGCVWGLEGPEGWALCDSERYDNTDVMPLWSDRELAAAHCVEEWSIYKPVAIALEEFLEDWLPGMHDDVLLVGVNWDSELEGEEWEPLDLLAEFEAELG, from the coding sequence ATGGAACCTGTCACCGATAATTTTGAAGAAAACCTGGATCGTTTTGTGGTCGAGGGGATAGACACGGGTTGTGTGTGGGGGCTAGAGGGACCGGAAGGATGGGCGCTGTGTGATTCAGAACGCTACGATAATACCGATGTTATGCCTCTATGGTCCGATCGCGAGCTGGCCGCGGCACATTGCGTGGAAGAGTGGTCCATTTACAAGCCCGTCGCTATCGCTCTGGAAGAGTTTCTTGAAGACTGGCTCCCCGGTATGCACGACGATGTGCTGTTGGTGGGGGTAAACTGGGACAGCGAGTTGGAAGGAGAAGAGTGGGAGCCTCTGGATTTATTGGCCGAATTCGAAGCCGAGCTTGGCTAG
- a CDS encoding M48 family metallopeptidase, which translates to MAKLLPSVEIRYSSRRRTIGIEVRDAQVVVRAPRGFPESQLRAMVAAKSRWIEDKVARQRQRLHDRPVYQYCDAEYFPYLGGRLRLKVSQGARQECWRDGEDLVVQLGRRSRQSEPQQIHAAVAAWYRMRALEVLETKTRRLCLNAGLRAGKVSVRATRSKWGHCTRLGDIQYNWQILLAPEPVVDYLVAHEVSHLVQQNHSPAFWRQVERLCPGYQSWRQWLREHGHTLILPAV; encoded by the coding sequence TTGGCTAAGTTGCTTCCCAGCGTTGAGATTCGTTACTCGTCACGTCGTCGAACCATAGGCATAGAGGTGCGCGATGCCCAGGTAGTTGTGCGGGCGCCGCGGGGTTTTCCGGAGTCGCAATTGCGCGCCATGGTCGCTGCTAAATCGCGCTGGATTGAAGATAAGGTGGCGCGTCAACGCCAGAGGCTCCACGACAGGCCCGTTTATCAGTACTGTGATGCTGAGTATTTCCCTTACCTAGGCGGCCGCTTGCGCTTAAAAGTTAGTCAGGGCGCTAGGCAAGAATGCTGGCGCGATGGAGAAGACTTGGTAGTGCAGTTGGGTAGGCGCAGTCGCCAGAGCGAGCCGCAGCAAATTCACGCCGCTGTGGCTGCCTGGTACCGAATGCGGGCGCTCGAGGTGCTAGAGACCAAGACTCGCAGGCTTTGCCTTAATGCGGGGCTAAGGGCGGGTAAAGTTAGTGTGCGCGCCACCCGCTCCAAATGGGGACACTGCACACGCCTAGGGGATATTCAGTATAACTGGCAAATTCTACTGGCCCCCGAGCCTGTGGTGGATTATCTTGTAGCCCATGAAGTGAGCCACCTGGTTCAGCAAAATCACAGCCCGGCGTTTTGGCGCCAGGTAGAGCGGCTTTGCCCCGGCTACCAGAGCTGGCGTCAGTGGCTGCGCGAGCATGGCCATACATTGATTTTACCTGCCGTATAA
- a CDS encoding MBL fold metallo-hydrolase, with product MLEYQIIPVTHYQQNCSLVWCRATAKAALIDPGGEAEKLLALVAQTGLVVEKILLTHGHMDHVGAATALAEQLRVPIIGPHKDDRFWLDNLAQQAQMMGFTPVGNVHPDQWLKDGDKISIGECELSVLHCPGHTPGHVVLVDESSRLAFVGDVLFKGSVGRTDFPLGDHATLVTSITTKLWPLGDDIRFVPGHGPMSTFAAERADNPFVADKKFG from the coding sequence GTGCTTGAGTACCAGATAATTCCCGTCACTCACTACCAGCAAAACTGCAGTCTGGTCTGGTGCCGGGCAACCGCTAAAGCGGCTTTGATCGACCCTGGTGGTGAAGCGGAAAAGTTATTGGCGTTGGTCGCGCAGACTGGACTAGTGGTGGAAAAAATTCTCCTGACCCACGGCCATATGGATCATGTGGGCGCGGCAACGGCACTTGCCGAGCAGTTGCGCGTTCCTATAATTGGGCCGCATAAAGACGATCGATTCTGGCTAGATAATTTGGCGCAGCAGGCTCAGATGATGGGCTTTACACCCGTGGGTAATGTTCACCCGGATCAATGGCTAAAAGATGGCGATAAAATTTCCATTGGAGAATGTGAGCTATCGGTGCTGCACTGTCCCGGGCACACACCTGGTCATGTGGTATTGGTGGATGAGTCCTCGAGGCTGGCTTTTGTGGGCGATGTTTTGTTCAAGGGCTCGGTGGGGCGGACCGATTTTCCGCTTGGTGATCATGCGACTTTGGTGACTTCGATTACGACCAAACTCTGGCCCCTGGGTGATGATATCCGCTTTGTGCCGGGCCACGGGCCTATGTCTACTTTTGCCGCTGAGCGTGCTGATAATCCTTTTGTGGCGGATAAAAAATTTGGCTAA